One Synechococcus sp. PROS-9-1 DNA window includes the following coding sequences:
- a CDS encoding SIMPL domain-containing protein → MLVLSCGLVLAGAVAVKGIRTATDTVTVTGASTERLRSDYADWTVTVSGNGLSQQQAYQNLQPDLKRALAFLQDAGIPESNTQLTVLRTDRNDIRNRVTGMLTNTEWTARQSIHVGSSDVALIRKASNSISNLIGDGVSLAIQPPAYTYTKLAEKRVDMLAKATADARDRAIAIAGEAGSGIGAITNADTGTFQITVPNSTKMGSYGSYDTSTIDKDITAVMGVTFRVQ, encoded by the coding sequence ATGTTGGTGCTGAGCTGCGGGCTTGTTCTGGCTGGAGCTGTTGCCGTGAAAGGGATTCGAACCGCAACAGACACCGTGACCGTGACCGGTGCCAGCACCGAACGGCTTCGTAGCGACTACGCAGATTGGACCGTGACCGTGAGCGGCAATGGTCTCAGCCAGCAGCAGGCCTATCAAAATCTGCAACCCGATTTGAAGCGAGCGCTCGCCTTTCTGCAAGATGCGGGCATTCCAGAAAGCAACACCCAACTCACTGTTTTACGAACTGATCGCAACGACATTCGCAACCGTGTGACCGGGATGCTCACCAATACGGAGTGGACAGCACGTCAATCCATCCACGTTGGCAGCTCAGATGTGGCCTTAATCCGCAAGGCATCGAACTCCATCAGCAACCTGATTGGTGATGGTGTGTCGTTGGCGATTCAGCCACCGGCTTACACCTACACAAAATTGGCTGAAAAGCGCGTTGACATGCTGGCCAAAGCCACTGCCGATGCTCGAGATCGAGCGATTGCGATCGCAGGTGAGGCTGGTTCCGGCATTGGAGCGATTACCAATGCCGACACAGGTACCTTCCAAATCACCGTGCCGAACTCCACCAAAATGGGGAGCTATGGCTCCTATGACACCAGCACCATCGACAAAGACATCACTGCGGTGATGGGAGTGACATTCAGAGTGCAGTGA
- a CDS encoding rhomboid family intramembrane serine protease has product MIVLPLILLGLSWLQEGIDQLLLGGRWNLAMGPGTPWWTLITAPFSHGDLGHLIGNSIVFLPLSYLVLLKSLRGYVAVWIAVILLEIPLWLFWPVGSHGLSGVVYGLLGYLVLIGFLERRPMAIALSVIAVAFYGSALPGLLPWASPAGVSWIGHASGFIAGLLAAGAVSREPHQSSA; this is encoded by the coding sequence GTGATCGTTCTTCCCTTGATCCTTTTAGGTCTGTCCTGGCTTCAGGAAGGCATCGATCAACTCCTGCTAGGCGGACGATGGAATTTGGCTATGGGGCCTGGCACACCTTGGTGGACCCTGATCACCGCTCCATTCAGCCATGGAGATCTAGGTCACCTGATCGGGAACAGCATTGTTTTTCTACCCCTTAGCTATCTCGTGCTGTTGAAAAGCCTGCGCGGTTATGTGGCGGTTTGGATTGCCGTGATTCTTCTCGAAATTCCGCTCTGGTTGTTTTGGCCTGTGGGCAGCCACGGACTCTCTGGTGTCGTCTATGGACTCCTTGGCTATCTCGTGCTCATCGGATTTCTCGAACGACGACCGATGGCCATCGCTTTGAGCGTGATTGCCGTTGCCTTCTACGGAAGCGCCCTCCCTGGATTGCTGCCTTGGGCTTCACCCGCGGGAGTGAGCTGGATTGGCCATGCGAGTGGATTCATCGCTGGCCTTTTGGCAGCCGGAGCTGTGTCACGTGAGCCCCATCAGTCGTCAGCCTGA
- the nth gene encoding endonuclease III encodes MLKKERAAHLLCRLDEHYPDPPIPLDHSDPFSLLIAVLLSAQCTDKKVNEVTPALFAAGPTPIAMAALTEAEIFQHIRQLGLAKTKARNVHKLAHLLITVHGGNVPRSFEELEALPGVGHKTASVVMAQAFGVPAFPVDTHIHRLAQRWGLSNGDSVERTEKDLKSLFPPESWNKLHLQIIFYGREHCTARGCDGTVCPMCRELYPKRRQPVIWRRQ; translated from the coding sequence TTGCTCAAAAAAGAGCGTGCTGCCCATCTGCTCTGCCGCCTGGATGAGCACTATCCAGATCCACCCATTCCTCTCGATCACAGCGACCCTTTCAGCCTGCTGATCGCTGTGCTCCTTAGCGCGCAGTGCACCGACAAAAAGGTCAATGAAGTGACGCCGGCCTTGTTTGCTGCTGGACCAACTCCAATTGCCATGGCGGCTTTAACAGAAGCAGAGATTTTCCAACACATCCGCCAGCTCGGCCTCGCCAAAACGAAGGCCCGCAACGTGCACAAACTTGCTCACCTGTTGATCACTGTGCATGGGGGAAACGTGCCCAGAAGCTTTGAAGAACTGGAGGCGCTGCCTGGCGTAGGCCACAAAACCGCCAGCGTGGTGATGGCCCAAGCCTTTGGAGTACCGGCCTTCCCTGTGGACACTCACATTCATCGATTAGCGCAGCGCTGGGGGCTCAGCAATGGAGACAGCGTTGAGCGCACCGAAAAGGATTTGAAATCCCTATTCCCCCCAGAGAGCTGGAACAAGCTCCACCTGCAAATCATTTTTTATGGACGCGAGCACTGCACTGCTCGTGGATGCGATGGAACCGTTTGCCCAATGTGCCGCGAGCTGTACCCGAAGCGAAGACAGCCTGTGATTTGGAGAAGGCAATAG